Proteins found in one Mixophyes fleayi isolate aMixFle1 chromosome 8, aMixFle1.hap1, whole genome shotgun sequence genomic segment:
- the HENMT1 gene encoding small RNA 2'-O-methyltransferase isoform X3, with translation MGDSKLIGTSPSAMPLHSLRYTLTPLPTHYLEPLKRSLTVTLYHGSVSQKDPALLGFDLITCIELIEHLEADDLEKIQDVLFGFMAPNAAVISTPNVEFNILLSKNSKFRHPDHKFEWSRKEFQSWAMKVARQYNYTVEFSGVGEPPPEHKDVGFCSQIGVFNKNYVESEESINDKKKYTRVYKTVFHVVYPSLQEEKYLRQAVLNVALFHAHRLKTNFLHHLIPEEYDKETNMADREKELCVQTKWFSSLQNEPVNEESNGLQPFLQENNVHVPLETLFAISRVKEICGSLEVLRNMLSGEATLSKDGSTIVFPVQLQND, from the exons ATGGGTGACTCGAAACTGATTGGAACTTCACCATCTGCTATGCCCCTGCAttccttgag GTATACTCTAACTCCTCTTCCAACCCATTACCTTGAACCGTTGAAAAGATCTTTAACTGTAACTCTGTATCATGGCTCTGTGTCTCAAAAGGACCCTGCTCTACTTGGGTTTGACCTGATAACATGCATTGAGTT GATTGAACATCTTGAAGCAGATGACCTTGAAAAGATCCAGGATGTGCTGTTTGGCTTTATGGCTCCTAATGCTGCTGTGATCAGCACTCCCAATGTagaatttaatattttgctttctaAAAACTCTAAATTCAGACACCCAGATCACAAGTTTGAGTGGAGCAGAAAAGAATTTCAGAGCTG GGCTATGAAGGTTGCAAGGCAATATAATTACACAGTGGAGTTCAGTGGGGTTGGAGAACCACCACCAGAACACAAAGATGTCGGCTTCTGCTCCCAAATTGGAGTGTTCAATAAGAACTACGTGGAGAGTGAAGAATCAATCAATGACAAAAAGAAATACACAAGGGTTTACAAGACA gtTTTTCATGTGGTATATCCGAGTCTTCAGGAGGAGAAATACCTACGACAAGCAGTACTGAACGTAGCTCTATTCCATGCACACCGCCTTAAAACCAACTTTCTGCATCATCTTATTCCTGAAGAATATGATAAAGAGACCAACATGGCAGACCGTGAAAAGGAACTCTGTGTACAGACAAAATGGTTTTCCAGTTTACAAAATGAACCAGTGAATGAAGAGAGCAATGGCCTACAACCTTTTCTACAAGAGAATAATGTTCATGTCCCACTGGAAACACTCTTTGCTATCTCAAGGGTGAAGGAAATTTGTGGAAGTCTAGAGGTCCTAAGAAATATGTTGAGTGGTGAGGCCACACTAAGCAAGGATGGCAGTACCATTGTATTTCCTGTTCAATTACAAAATGACTAA